The Halomonas sp. KG2 genome contains a region encoding:
- the fdhD gene encoding formate dehydrogenase accessory sulfurtransferase FdhD, whose translation MSTHHSRNAVARQPVEVRRGANGWYTDTQEDLLALERPVALVYNGISHAVMMASPADLEDFALGFSLSEGILANITECYDLDIHEAPQGLTVHLTIASQRMAELKQRRRSLTGRTGCGLCGTEALEQAIRPIPSVVAPSLSDAAIQRSLQELATQQPLQAATGASHGAAWCDTQGRILRLREDVGRHNALDKLIGALAREAAPLEEGFALVTSRASYEMVHKCASTGIGALVAVSAATALAVEQAQASGLLLAGFARPGRHLIYHRPITMAIAHG comes from the coding sequence ATGAGCACCCACCATTCACGCAACGCGGTAGCGCGCCAGCCGGTGGAGGTGCGTCGTGGCGCTAACGGCTGGTACACCGATACCCAGGAGGATCTACTGGCCTTAGAAAGGCCAGTAGCACTGGTCTACAACGGCATCTCCCATGCGGTGATGATGGCAAGCCCCGCCGACCTTGAGGATTTTGCCCTCGGCTTTAGCCTTTCCGAAGGTATCCTGGCCAATATCACCGAGTGCTATGACCTCGATATCCACGAAGCGCCTCAGGGCCTCACCGTTCACCTCACCATTGCCAGCCAACGGATGGCTGAGCTCAAGCAGCGGCGGCGCAGCCTGACAGGGCGTACCGGCTGCGGTCTGTGCGGCACCGAAGCCCTGGAACAGGCTATTCGTCCGATCCCCTCGGTCGTGGCACCGTCGCTTAGCGATGCTGCCATTCAGCGCTCCCTGCAGGAGCTGGCCACCCAGCAGCCACTGCAAGCAGCCACTGGCGCTAGCCACGGTGCCGCTTGGTGCGATACTCAGGGTCGCATCCTACGGCTACGCGAGGATGTCGGCCGCCACAACGCGCTGGACAAACTGATCGGCGCGCTCGCCCGCGAGGCAGCCCCTCTAGAAGAAGGGTTCGCGCTAGTCACCAGCCGCGCCAGCTACGAGATGGTTCATAAGTGCGCTAGCACGGGCATCGGCGCACTGGTGGCTGTCTCGGCGGCCACCGCGCTGGCCGTGGAACAGGCCCAAGCGTCAGGCCTACTACTGGCGGGCTTTGCGCGACCTGGTCGCCACTTGATCTACCACCGCCCCATTACAATGGCGATTGCCCACGGCTGA
- a CDS encoding formate dehydrogenase subunit delta, producing MSTHNDKNLIHMINQIAVNLRSGHDEETAATAICRHLETFWARPMKQRLVASLEREDDELSPLARRAALLLAERQTRST from the coding sequence ATGTCGACGCATAACGATAAAAACCTGATTCACATGATTAACCAAATCGCCGTGAACTTGCGCAGCGGCCACGACGAAGAAACGGCGGCAACAGCCATCTGTCGACACCTGGAAACCTTCTGGGCAAGACCAATGAAACAGCGCCTAGTGGCCTCACTGGAACGTGAGGATGATGAACTGTCACCGTTGGCACGGCGCGCTGCGTTGTTATTGGCTGAGCGACAAACCCGCTCGACATAG
- the ureG gene encoding urease accessory protein UreG, whose product MTHCLRVGVGGPVGSGKTALLKQLCSALRDYYDIAVVTNDIYTREDADFLLKHDALPADRILGVETGGCPHTAIREDASMNLAAIDELHARHPKLELVLVESGGDNLSATFSPELSDLTLYVIDVSAGDKIPRKGGPGITKSDLLIINKIDIAEQVHASLEVMERDSKKMRGERPFVFTNLYDGVGLEEIIRFILDKGMLDERRPQAATA is encoded by the coding sequence ATGACGCACTGTTTACGTGTAGGTGTGGGTGGCCCGGTGGGTTCCGGCAAAACGGCACTGCTTAAGCAGCTTTGTTCGGCGCTACGGGATTACTACGATATCGCCGTCGTGACCAACGACATATATACCCGTGAAGACGCCGACTTTCTGCTCAAACACGATGCGCTGCCTGCCGACCGCATTCTGGGTGTGGAAACCGGCGGCTGCCCGCATACCGCCATTCGCGAAGATGCCTCGATGAACCTAGCGGCCATCGACGAGCTACATGCCCGTCACCCTAAACTAGAGCTGGTACTGGTGGAATCCGGTGGCGACAACCTCTCTGCAACGTTCAGCCCCGAGCTTTCCGATCTCACGCTGTACGTGATTGACGTTTCCGCAGGCGATAAGATCCCCCGTAAAGGCGGGCCAGGCATTACCAAGTCAGACCTGCTGATTATCAACAAAATCGATATTGCCGAGCAGGTTCATGCATCGCTTGAGGTGATGGAGCGGGATTCGAAGAAAATGCGCGGCGAGCGCCCCTTTGTGTTTACCAATCTTTACGACGGGGTAGGCCTTGAAGAGATCATCCGCTTTATTCTCGACAAAGGCATGCTGGATGAGCGTCGACCCCAGGCAGCAACGGCATAG
- a CDS encoding urease accessory protein UreF, giving the protein MPTEHAAPESHDLALLGLMQLVSPALPIGAFAFSQGLESAFELGWVSDEQSLSEWLSGVLEDGLTRCELPLIARFYTALEQHDSDAIAQWDEWLAATRETAELAAEDSRLGASLKRLLGSLDLLPRLDERSEGCLPPLLPAHAGYVTLFSYAAFMRRVPPRQALLGFGWAWLENQLAVACKALPLGHTAAQRVIEQLRGELVAAVDQALLLEDDDLGPILPGVALASALHETQYSRLFRS; this is encoded by the coding sequence ATGCCCACTGAGCATGCCGCACCAGAAAGCCATGACTTAGCCCTGCTAGGGCTAATGCAGCTGGTCAGCCCAGCGCTACCCATCGGTGCCTTTGCGTTTTCCCAAGGGCTGGAAAGCGCCTTTGAGCTGGGCTGGGTAAGTGATGAACAAAGCCTTTCTGAGTGGCTTTCTGGCGTACTGGAAGATGGCCTAACCCGCTGTGAACTGCCGCTGATCGCGCGCTTTTACACCGCCCTTGAGCAGCATGACAGCGATGCAATCGCTCAGTGGGACGAGTGGTTGGCGGCCACCCGCGAAACCGCTGAATTAGCCGCTGAGGATAGCCGCTTGGGCGCTTCACTCAAACGTCTGCTGGGCAGCCTGGACTTATTACCCCGCCTGGATGAGCGAAGTGAAGGCTGTCTGCCGCCTTTATTACCTGCCCATGCAGGCTATGTGACGCTATTTAGCTACGCCGCTTTTATGCGCCGTGTGCCCCCGCGCCAAGCGCTATTAGGGTTTGGCTGGGCGTGGCTGGAAAACCAACTGGCAGTGGCCTGCAAAGCACTACCCCTGGGCCATACCGCCGCCCAGCGGGTGATTGAACAGCTGCGCGGGGAACTGGTGGCGGCCGTCGACCAAGCTCTGTTGCTAGAAGATGATGACCTTGGCCCGATACTGCCCGGCGTGGCGCTGGCCAGCGCTCTTCACGAAACACAATATTCACGCTTGTTTAGAAGTTAA
- a CDS encoding urease accessory protein UreE: MLKLIERLGPIDESTASDTLTLPFELRIRGRLKAQSDSGRELGLFLDRGPVLRDGEGLKAESGDVVRIRAAIEPVVTARVSTGLPLARLAYHLGNRHVQLALGEDDKGGWVRFPPDHVLEELAELLGAELEHHNATFDPEPGAYNQVGGGGHSHGHSHGHSHGHSHGHGHSHDHAHDHDHSHAHEHHHAH, from the coding sequence ATGTTGAAACTGATAGAACGTTTAGGGCCGATAGACGAAAGCACCGCCAGCGACACGCTGACGCTGCCCTTTGAGCTGCGCATTCGCGGGCGCCTAAAAGCCCAAAGCGATAGCGGCCGCGAGCTGGGGCTGTTTCTAGACCGTGGCCCAGTGCTGCGCGATGGCGAAGGCTTAAAAGCTGAAAGTGGCGACGTGGTGCGCATACGTGCCGCCATCGAACCGGTGGTGACCGCGCGAGTAAGCACCGGCTTACCCCTGGCGCGGCTGGCGTACCACCTTGGCAACCGCCATGTACAGCTGGCGCTGGGCGAAGACGACAAGGGTGGCTGGGTGCGTTTCCCACCCGACCATGTGTTAGAAGAACTGGCGGAACTACTGGGGGCTGAGCTTGAGCACCACAACGCCACCTTCGATCCAGAACCAGGGGCCTATAACCAAGTAGGTGGCGGCGGGCACTCTCACGGACATTCTCACGGGCATTCTCACGGGCATTCTCATGGTCATGGGCACTCCCACGACCACGCTCATGACCACGACCATTCACACGCGCATGAGCATCATCATGCCCACTGA
- the ureC gene encoding urease subunit alpha — protein sequence MKPVNTISRQAYADMYGPTVGDRVRLGDTELWIEVEQDATHYGDEVKFGGGKVIRDGMGQSQRNDATVMDTVITNALILDWWGIVKADVGLQNGRIAAIGKAGNPDTQPDVDIVIGPGTEIISGEGKILTTGGIDAHIHFICPQQVEEALMSGVTTMLGGGTGPATGSNATTCTPGAWHIGKMLQAVDDLPMNIGLLGKGNASLPEALEAQLEAGAMGLKLHEDWGTTPASIDNCLSVAEKYDVQIAIHTDTLNESGFVEDTLAAFKERGIHTYHTEGAGGGHAPDILTACSKEYVLPSSTNPTRPYTVNTIDEHLDMLMVCHHLDPNIPEDVAFADSRIRRETIAAEDILHDLGVISMIASDSQAMGRVGEVVCRTWQTAHKMRVQRGLLPEDEALGADNLRAKRYIAKYTINPAITHGIAHEVGSIEVGKLADLVLWKPAFFGVKPSLILKGGMIAAAPMGDPNASIPTPQPVHYRFMFGAFGKAASQTRLNFVSQAAIDAGIKERLGLQSTLSACKNVRGVRKKDMKLNDACPELTVDPQTYEVRCDGELLTCEPATELPLAQRYHLF from the coding sequence ATGAAACCGGTTAACACAATCAGCCGGCAAGCCTACGCCGATATGTATGGACCCACGGTAGGCGACCGCGTGCGCCTGGGCGATACCGAACTGTGGATCGAAGTGGAGCAAGACGCTACCCACTACGGCGATGAGGTGAAGTTCGGCGGTGGTAAGGTCATCCGCGACGGCATGGGGCAAAGCCAGCGTAACGACGCCACGGTGATGGATACGGTGATTACCAACGCGCTGATTTTAGACTGGTGGGGCATTGTTAAAGCCGATGTCGGCCTGCAAAACGGGCGCATTGCCGCGATTGGCAAGGCAGGCAACCCCGACACCCAGCCCGATGTAGATATAGTGATTGGCCCCGGCACTGAAATTATCTCAGGCGAAGGCAAGATTCTTACCACTGGAGGCATCGACGCGCATATTCACTTTATTTGCCCCCAACAGGTAGAAGAAGCGCTGATGAGCGGCGTGACCACCATGCTGGGCGGCGGCACCGGTCCGGCGACTGGCTCCAACGCCACCACTTGCACGCCTGGCGCGTGGCACATTGGCAAAATGCTGCAAGCGGTGGACGACCTGCCGATGAATATTGGCCTGTTAGGCAAAGGCAACGCCAGCTTGCCGGAAGCGTTGGAAGCGCAGCTGGAAGCCGGGGCCATGGGGCTTAAACTCCACGAAGACTGGGGCACCACGCCTGCGTCCATTGATAACTGCCTCAGTGTGGCAGAGAAGTATGATGTGCAGATCGCGATCCACACCGACACACTCAACGAATCCGGCTTTGTGGAAGACACCCTGGCGGCGTTTAAAGAGCGCGGCATTCACACCTATCACACCGAAGGGGCAGGCGGCGGTCACGCGCCGGATATCCTGACCGCCTGCTCAAAAGAGTATGTGCTGCCGTCTTCCACTAATCCGACGCGGCCTTATACGGTTAACACCATCGACGAACACCTGGATATGTTGATGGTTTGCCACCACTTGGACCCCAACATTCCTGAAGATGTGGCCTTTGCCGACTCACGTATTCGCCGTGAAACGATCGCCGCCGAAGATATTCTCCACGACTTGGGCGTGATCTCGATGATTGCCTCGGATTCCCAAGCCATGGGGCGAGTGGGCGAAGTGGTCTGCCGTACCTGGCAAACGGCTCATAAAATGAGAGTGCAGCGCGGTTTATTGCCCGAAGATGAAGCCCTGGGTGCGGATAACCTGCGCGCCAAGCGTTATATCGCCAAATACACCATTAACCCTGCGATTACCCATGGCATTGCCCATGAGGTGGGCTCCATCGAAGTTGGCAAACTGGCTGATTTAGTGCTCTGGAAGCCGGCATTTTTCGGCGTAAAACCCTCGCTGATTTTAAAAGGCGGCATGATTGCGGCGGCGCCCATGGGCGACCCCAATGCGTCTATTCCTACCCCTCAGCCGGTGCATTATCGCTTTATGTTTGGGGCGTTTGGAAAGGCCGCCAGCCAAACGCGGCTCAACTTCGTGAGCCAAGCGGCGATTGACGCAGGCATTAAAGAGCGTCTGGGCCTGCAGAGCACGCTTTCCGCCTGTAAAAACGTACGCGGCGTGCGCAAAAAAGATATGAAGCTCAACGACGCCTGCCCAGAGCTTACCGTTGACCCACAAACCTATGAAGTGCGCTGCGATGGCGAGCTACTCACCTGCGAGCCAGCGACCGAGCTACCACTGGCGCAGCGGTATCATTTGTTTTGA
- a CDS encoding urease subunit beta produces MIPGEYQLKDGDIELCVGRERISVEVANTGDRPIQIGSHYHFAEANPALVFDRSKSRGFRLDVAAGTAIRFEPGQTREVTLIPFVGKREIYGFRGDVMGALDGDKQ; encoded by the coding sequence ATGATTCCCGGTGAGTATCAGTTAAAAGACGGTGATATTGAGCTATGCGTGGGCCGCGAGCGGATTAGCGTCGAAGTGGCCAATACCGGCGACCGCCCTATTCAGATCGGCTCTCACTACCACTTCGCTGAAGCCAACCCCGCGCTGGTATTTGATCGCAGCAAATCCCGTGGTTTTCGCTTAGACGTGGCAGCGGGCACCGCGATTCGCTTTGAGCCAGGCCAGACCCGCGAGGTTACGCTAATTCCCTTCGTTGGTAAGCGCGAAATTTACGGCTTCCGCGGCGATGTGATGGGTGCGCTCGATGGAGATAAACAATGA